The Scyliorhinus torazame isolate Kashiwa2021f chromosome 7, sScyTor2.1, whole genome shotgun sequence genome has a window encoding:
- the gorab gene encoding RAB6-interacting golgin: MAGWAGFSDEELTRIKQLKDPLISEKPGKLKRIPSTNKSRQQYQRERALQQLQSQRTTQQNQAALNLQDQQLSKPKMRSPQVTEPPSPKLEPKQALQVTEKQPTETGVSHQKETNKPGPKTSYIFQDSSVQELSTEQIKGVELRERSRLEQLQLEQRLMEEKNKRKKALLSKTIAERSKRTMAETVKLKQIQKELQTLDDLLSCDVNILRNRIEQSSWEYYQAKKRYDKAEVEYVAAKLDLYKKTELKEQLTEHLCTIIQQNELRKADKLEELMHQLEMETDEEQLELEIEVDNILQQQEMFKGTDQTKAGDGSAQQAVQEGDNPNRTAKQVEKNDISAANDTGEKNSKDKAKTQPENLNHTMSEKIQTPIAMN; this comes from the exons ATCCACTGATCTCAGAAAAGCCAGGAAAATTAAAACGAATACCGTCAACAAACAAAAGTCGTCAGCAGTATCAGAGGGAACGAGCCTTGCAGCAGCTGCAGAGTCAAAGAACAACTCAGCAAAACCAAGCTGCTCTTAATCTTCAAGATCAACAATTGTCCAAACCAAAGATGAGATCTCCACAAGTCACAGAGCCACCATCACCCAAACTAGAACCAAAGCAGGCTCTACAAGTGACTGAAAAACAACCCACTGAAACTGGAGTAAGCCACCAGAAAGAAACAAATAAACCTGGACCCAAAACTTCATATATATTCCAGGATTCCTCAGTTCAAGAGTTatcaacagaacagatcaaaggggTGGAATT GCGCGAGAGATCACGTCTGGAACAGCTGCAACTGGAGCAACGATTAATGGAAGAGAAGAATAAACGCAAGAAAGCACTTCTCTCAAAGACCATTGCAGAAAG GTCTAAGCGAACCATGGCAGAAACTGTGAAACTAAAGCAGATCCAAAAGGAACTTCAGACCTTGGATGACCTGTTATCATGTGATGTTAATATCTTACGGAATCGGATAGAACAGTCCAGCTGGGAATATTATCAGGCTAA AAAGAGGTATGATAAGGCCGAAGTGGAATACGTTGCAGCAAAACTGGATCTGTACAAGAAGACTGAATTGAAGGAGCAGCTAACTGAGCATCTGTGCACCATAATCCAGCAGAATGAGTTACGCAAAGCTGATAAACTGGAGGAGTTAATGCATCAGTTGGAAATGGAGACCGATGAGGAGCAGCTGGAACTAGAGATTGAAGTGGACAATATATTGCAGCAGCAGGAAATGTTCAAAGGGACTGATCAGACTAAAGCAGGTGATGGATCAGCACAGCaagctgttcaagagggggacaatccAAATCGCACGGCTAAGCAGGTTGAAAAAAATGACATCTCTGCTGCTAATGACACAGGTGAGAAAAATTCAAAGGACAAAGCTAAAACTCAACCAGAGAACTTGAATCATACAATGTCAGAGAAGATTCAAACACCAATTGCTATGAATTGA